TTTCGGTTGCAGCACCGACCTTGACAACCGCAACCCCGCCGGCTAACTTAGCCAGACGTTCTTGCAACTTCTCACGATCGAAGTCGCTGGTTGTGTCGTCAATTTGCTTCTTGATGATGTTAACCCGTTCAGCAATGGCATCCTTGGAACCTGCGCCATCAACAATCGTGGTGTTGTCCTTGGTAACGGTAACTTTGCCGGCACGACCCAATTGTTCAATCTTGGTATCCTTCAGATCCAAGCCAAGATCGGAACTGATCACGGTGCCACCGGTCAAGGTTGCAATGTCTTCCAGTTGTGCCTTGCGCCGATCGCCAAAGCCAGGGGCCTTAACTGCAACAACATTGAAGGTACCACGAATCTTGTTAAGAACCAGGGTTGGCAATGCTTCGCCGGCAACATCGTCAGCAATGATTAACAGTGCCTTACCTTGTTGAACGATTTCTTGTAATAGTGGAAGAATGTCCTGGATGTTGGAAATCTTCTTATCGGTAATCAGGATATATGGATCGTCCAGATCAGCTTCCATTTTATCATTGTCGGTTACCATGTATTGACTCAGATAGCCGCGATCAAACTGCATCCCTTCAACAACGGAAAGTTCAGTGTCGATCCCTTTGCTTTCTTCGATGGTAATAACACCATCATGGCCAACTTTTTCCATAGCGTCCGCAATCAGATTGCCGACTTCTTCATTGGAAGATGAAACCGAAGCAACCTGGGCGATTTCCTTCTTGCCGTTAACCTTGTGGCTGATCTTGTGCAGTTCATCAACCGCTGCCTTGGTCGCCTTTTCGATACCGGTCCGAATGCCAACTGGGTTAGCACCGGCAGTTACGTTCTTCATACCTTCACGAATGATGCTTTGTGCCAGAACCGTTGCGGTTGTGGTACCATCACCGGCGATATCGTTTGTCTTGGATGCAACTTCCGCTACCAACTTAGCGCCCATGTTTTCGTAATGGTCTTCTAAGTCAATTGACTTGGCGATCGTAACACCGTCGTTGGTGATTTCCGGTGCGCCATAGCTCTTATCCAAAACAACGTTGCGGCCTTTTGGTCCTAAAGTTGTTTTTACCGTGTTTGCTAACTGATCCACGCCACGCAGCATAGCGGTACGTGCATCCTCAGAGAATTTAATTTCTTTTGCCATTGTTTTTATTCACCTCAAAATTGATCGATTATTTTTTACGCAATTGCCATAATGTCTTTTTCGTGCAGTACGAGGTAGTCTTGACCTTCATACTTTACTTCAGAGCCGGCGTATTTGTCGTATAATACAGTATCACCAACTTTGACAGCCATTGGCAGACGCTTGCCTTCCGGTGTCAAGGCGCCTTCACCTACTGCGACAACTTTGCCGGTTTGCGGCTTTTGCTTGGCATTATTGGCTAAGACAATGCCGCCAACAGTCTGTTCCTCTTCTTCAACGACCTCGACAATCACGCGATCTCCTAATGGTTTTAACAAGGCAATCCCTCCACATTACATTTTTTGATTTAGCACTCGCTATGTCTAAGTGCTAACTACAAAAGTAACTATAACGAGTTTTCCGGGTGAATGCAACCCCAAAACCCGGGAATGTTATACTAATTTCAGATATTTTTTCAAAGGAGTCCCCTATATGTCACTGCAAAAACATGCCTTTTCCGTTATCGGTGCTTACCTCGTCACGTTTATCGCTAACCTTTTGATTTTCCAATTCATGCCGGTTGGGCGGCTCAGCCTTGGTATTGTGACCTTAATCAGTGTCATCGCAATGATTGCTGCGGCCTATAGCGAACGGCAACTGGTCATTGCCAACGCGATTGAAGCCCCTGGCGTCCTCGCACCACAACAGCGCGTTTTCTGGGGTGTCATCGGCATTGCTGGCGTCTTGGCTGCTCAGTTAGTCGGCTCATGGCTTGAAATGTTCCTTTTTAAAATGCCGCAAACCAATAGCCAGATTCATCAGCAGCTTCCCAGTATGACCACCAATCCCTGGTACTTTTTGGCAATCGGCCTCGCCATTCCCGTTCTGGAGGAGCTGGCTTTTCGTAAAGTATTGTT
Above is a window of Lacticaseibacillus casei DSM 20011 = JCM 1134 = ATCC 393 DNA encoding:
- the groL gene encoding chaperonin GroEL (60 kDa chaperone family; promotes refolding of misfolded polypeptides especially under stressful conditions; forms two stacked rings of heptamers to form a barrel-shaped 14mer; ends can be capped by GroES; misfolded proteins enter the barrel where they are refolded when GroES binds), yielding MAKEIKFSEDARTAMLRGVDQLANTVKTTLGPKGRNVVLDKSYGAPEITNDGVTIAKSIDLEDHYENMGAKLVAEVASKTNDIAGDGTTTATVLAQSIIREGMKNVTAGANPVGIRTGIEKATKAAVDELHKISHKVNGKKEIAQVASVSSSNEEVGNLIADAMEKVGHDGVITIEESKGIDTELSVVEGMQFDRGYLSQYMVTDNDKMEADLDDPYILITDKKISNIQDILPLLQEIVQQGKALLIIADDVAGEALPTLVLNKIRGTFNVVAVKAPGFGDRRKAQLEDIATLTGGTVISSDLGLDLKDTKIEQLGRAGKVTVTKDNTTIVDGAGSKDAIAERVNIIKKQIDDTTSDFDREKLQERLAKLAGGVAVVKVGAATETELKERKYRIEDALNATRAAVEEGYVAGGGTALVDVIPAVAALKEEGDVQTGINIVLRALEEPVRQIAENAGREGSVIVEQLKKEKQGIGYNASTGEWEDMAKSGIIDPTKVTRSALQNAASVAALMLTTEAVVADKPEPKDNNAGAAGANPAAGGMGGMM
- the groES gene encoding co-chaperone GroES; amino-acid sequence: MLKPLGDRVIVEVVEEEEQTVGGIVLANNAKQKPQTGKVVAVGEGALTPEGKRLPMAVKVGDTVLYDKYAGSEVKYEGQDYLVLHEKDIMAIA
- a CDS encoding CPBP family intramembrane glutamic endopeptidase translates to MSLQKHAFSVIGAYLVTFIANLLIFQFMPVGRLSLGIVTLISVIAMIAAAYSERQLVIANAIEAPGVLAPQQRVFWGVIGIAGVLAAQLVGSWLEMFLFKMPQTNSQIHQQLPSMTTNPWYFLAIGLAIPVLEELAFRKVLFGNLVNVTGVFGGALIASLLFAVTQPGGHWLSATLVGLVLAYDYRHTGAISTAIISHVGALWVVWLYYIAHAL